From a single Fusobacterium ulcerans ATCC 49185 genomic region:
- a CDS encoding amino acid permease — MSTENSSTSNTTNTKKLGVIALAGLVISAMIGGGVYNLPQNMAQSASAGAVGVAWIITGIGMYFLTNTFRVLSTVVPDAKSGIYSYARLGFGKFVGFLMAWGYWLSAIFANVGYAILLMDSLNYFFPPHFKGGNNLPSVIGGSILIWLMYFMIMAGVRQATSINTIGTIAKLVPIAVFILVCLFVFKISMFHTNFWGDETIKSLHDVDLGNLGGQIKSTMLVTLWSFIGIEGAVVISDRAESQAAVSKATLIGFLLCWLSYVAISMLPFGTLSQGELSVLAPPSSASILADIVGKWGSWFMNAGVIIALLSSWLVWTMLLAELPYACAKDGTFPKIFAKVNKNGTPSFSLLVSSIGMQITMIFVYFASNAWNVMLSITGVMILPAYIASTLYLWKMCAKGQFPKGTNIKEKTALITGVLGSIYGAWLIYAAGLKYLVMASILFAIGILVFDKARKENKAPNESSFTNVEKILAIGLTIIAIIALFLLITKRVSL, encoded by the coding sequence ATGAGTACTGAAAATAGTAGTACATCAAATACTACTAATACTAAAAAACTAGGTGTTATTGCACTTGCAGGTCTTGTTATTAGTGCTATGATTGGAGGAGGTGTTTATAATCTTCCACAAAATATGGCACAATCAGCATCAGCAGGGGCTGTTGGGGTTGCTTGGATAATAACAGGTATAGGAATGTATTTTTTAACTAATACTTTTAGAGTACTATCAACAGTTGTTCCTGATGCTAAGTCTGGGATATATAGTTATGCAAGATTAGGATTTGGTAAATTTGTAGGATTTTTGATGGCATGGGGATATTGGCTTTCAGCTATATTTGCCAATGTAGGTTATGCAATTTTACTTATGGATTCTTTAAATTATTTCTTTCCACCACATTTTAAAGGAGGAAATAATCTTCCATCAGTAATTGGAGGTTCTATTTTAATATGGTTAATGTATTTTATGATAATGGCTGGTGTTCGTCAAGCAACTAGTATTAATACTATAGGAACAATAGCAAAATTAGTTCCAATTGCTGTATTTATTCTAGTATGTTTATTTGTATTTAAAATTTCTATGTTCCATACAAATTTTTGGGGAGATGAAACAATAAAATCTCTTCATGATGTAGATTTAGGAAATTTAGGAGGACAAATAAAAAGTACAATGCTTGTAACATTATGGTCTTTTATTGGGATAGAAGGAGCAGTTGTTATTTCAGATAGAGCTGAAAGTCAAGCAGCAGTAAGTAAAGCTACATTAATAGGATTTTTATTATGTTGGTTATCATATGTAGCTATTTCAATGCTTCCATTTGGAACTTTATCTCAAGGTGAATTATCAGTATTGGCACCACCATCTTCTGCCTCTATACTTGCAGATATAGTTGGAAAATGGGGTAGCTGGTTTATGAATGCAGGAGTAATAATTGCACTATTAAGTTCATGGCTTGTTTGGACAATGCTTTTAGCTGAACTTCCATATGCTTGTGCTAAAGACGGAACTTTTCCTAAAATTTTTGCCAAAGTAAATAAAAATGGAACTCCATCTTTCTCACTTTTAGTATCAAGTATAGGTATGCAAATAACTATGATATTTGTATATTTTGCTAGTAATGCATGGAATGTAATGTTAAGTATTACAGGAGTTATGATACTTCCTGCCTATATAGCTTCAACTCTTTATTTATGGAAAATGTGTGCAAAAGGGCAATTTCCTAAAGGGACTAATATAAAAGAAAAAACTGCACTTATTACAGGAGTTTTGGGAAGTATTTATGGAGCATGGCTTATTTATGCTGCTGGATTAAAATATTTAGTAATGGCTAGTATTCTATTTGCCATTGGAATATTAGTTTTTGATAAAGCTCGTAAAGAAAATAAAGCACCAAATGAAAGTAGTTTTACTAATGTAGAAAAAATATTGGCAATAGGGTTGACAATAATAGCAATAATAGCTTTATTCCTATTAATTACTAAAAGAGTCAGTCTTTAG
- the adiA gene encoding arginine decarboxylase, with protein MKSLEGQKYTTVVIQNSFLNEDSPVTKRIALLKNDLRERGIEVIEVKNFKEAAEEAAINKSIDCLLVDWDINKKSIEKEKEFVNLITVLHERQEGVPVFLLAEKADTTSSLDECTLNSIDEYIWILENDIDFIGERISEEIKQYRDALLPPLAKAVFNYNKVAEYSWAAPGHQGGVGFLKTAIGKKFFDYYGENLFRTDTGIERTSLGSLLDHTGAFLESEKNIARIFGSDRSYSVLVGTSGSNRTVFQACLTDEDTALIDRNCHKSIEQGLILTGAKPVYMTPTRNRYGIIGPILPDQMKKVTEVTPKYVVVTNCTYDGVCYNAAKAEDIFQGNADYIHFDEAWYGYARFNEVYKDHFAMRGNPKDYKNKSTVFATHSTHKLLNALSQASFIHVRNGNNPIDEDRFNQSYMMHATTSPLYAIAVSNDIGAAMMDGNSGKSLIKEVVKEAVEFRQEIGRLYKEFTAKNDWFFKPWNAEKVTDPKTKKEYNFEEAPIELLTTEQDCWIMHPEDKWHGFANLPENWAMLDPIKVSILAPGMGDDGELLEKGVPAALVSAYLAKYGIVPTRTTDFQVMFLFSMGITEGKWSTLVNVLLSFKKHYDNNTLLKDVLPELVAAHPEHYGEMGFHDLGDEMFAYLKANNPGKVLNEAYSTLPKSEMLPREAYNKIVSKEVELVPADKLVGRVTANSVIPYPPGIPMLMSGENFGDENSPQIKYLKALSLWDKAFPGFEHETEGTHVIDGVYHVLCVKEK; from the coding sequence ATGAAAAGTTTAGAAGGTCAAAAATATACTACTGTTGTTATTCAAAACAGCTTTTTAAACGAAGATTCACCTGTAACTAAAAGAATTGCTCTTTTAAAAAATGATTTAAGAGAAAGAGGAATTGAAGTAATAGAAGTGAAAAACTTCAAAGAAGCAGCTGAAGAGGCAGCTATTAATAAATCAATAGACTGTTTGCTTGTAGATTGGGATATCAATAAAAAATCTATTGAAAAAGAAAAAGAATTTGTTAATTTAATTACTGTATTGCATGAAAGACAAGAAGGAGTTCCAGTATTTTTATTAGCTGAAAAAGCTGATACTACATCATCTCTTGATGAATGTACATTAAACTCTATTGATGAATATATATGGATATTGGAAAATGATATTGATTTCATTGGAGAACGTATTTCAGAAGAGATTAAACAATATAGAGATGCACTTTTACCACCACTAGCTAAAGCTGTATTCAATTACAACAAAGTTGCTGAATACTCTTGGGCAGCTCCAGGACATCAAGGTGGAGTTGGATTTTTAAAAACTGCCATTGGTAAAAAATTCTTTGACTATTATGGAGAAAATCTTTTTAGAACAGATACAGGAATTGAAAGAACAAGTCTAGGTTCTCTACTTGACCATACTGGTGCTTTCTTAGAATCAGAAAAAAATATAGCAAGAATATTCGGATCAGATAGAAGTTACAGTGTATTAGTTGGTACATCAGGTTCTAACAGAACTGTTTTCCAAGCATGTCTTACTGATGAAGATACTGCTCTTATTGACAGAAACTGTCACAAATCTATTGAACAAGGACTTATCCTTACAGGAGCAAAACCAGTATATATGACTCCTACAAGAAATAGATATGGAATAATCGGACCTATTCTTCCAGATCAAATGAAAAAAGTAACTGAAGTAACACCTAAATATGTTGTAGTTACTAACTGTACTTATGATGGTGTTTGTTACAATGCTGCAAAAGCTGAAGATATATTCCAAGGTAATGCAGATTATATCCACTTTGATGAAGCTTGGTATGGATATGCAAGATTCAATGAAGTATATAAAGATCACTTTGCTATGAGAGGAAATCCAAAAGATTACAAGAATAAATCTACAGTTTTTGCAACTCATTCAACTCATAAATTATTAAATGCTTTATCACAAGCTTCATTTATTCATGTAAGAAATGGTAATAATCCTATTGATGAAGACAGATTCAATCAATCATATATGATGCATGCCACAACTTCTCCACTATATGCAATAGCTGTATCAAATGATATTGGTGCTGCAATGATGGATGGAAATTCTGGTAAATCATTAATAAAAGAAGTAGTTAAAGAAGCTGTTGAATTCCGTCAAGAAATTGGAAGATTATATAAAGAATTCACTGCTAAAAATGACTGGTTCTTCAAACCTTGGAATGCTGAAAAAGTAACTGATCCTAAAACTAAAAAAGAATATAACTTTGAAGAAGCACCTATTGAACTTCTTACTACAGAACAAGACTGTTGGATAATGCATCCAGAAGATAAATGGCACGGATTCGCTAATCTTCCAGAAAATTGGGCAATGTTAGACCCTATCAAAGTTAGTATCCTTGCTCCAGGAATGGGTGATGATGGAGAACTTCTTGAAAAAGGTGTGCCTGCTGCTTTAGTTTCTGCTTATTTAGCAAAATATGGAATCGTTCCTACAAGAACAACAGATTTCCAAGTTATGTTTCTATTCTCAATGGGTATCACAGAAGGAAAATGGAGCACACTTGTAAATGTACTTCTTTCATTCAAAAAACATTATGACAATAACACTTTATTAAAAGATGTACTTCCTGAACTAGTTGCTGCTCATCCTGAACATTATGGAGAAATGGGATTCCATGATTTAGGAGATGAAATGTTTGCTTATCTAAAAGCTAATAACCCAGGAAAAGTTCTAAATGAAGCATATTCGACTCTTCCTAAATCTGAAATGTTGCCAAGAGAAGCTTACAATAAAATTGTAAGTAAGGAAGTTGAATTAGTCCCAGCTGATAAATTAGTAGGAAGAGTAACAGCTAACTCTGTTATCCCTTATCCACCTGGTATCCCAATGCTTATGTCAGGAGAAAATTTTGGAGATGAAAACAGTCCTCAAATTAAATATCTAAAAGCATTATCTCTATGGGATAAAGCATTTCCAGGATTTGAACATGAAACTGAAGGTACTCATGTAATTGATGGAGTTTATCATGTTCTTTGTGTAAAAGAAAAATAA
- a CDS encoding MalY/PatB family protein, which yields MNKEKFLKENCPDRHNTNCSKWDILEKKYGDSELISMWVADMDFKAPKEVIETLRKKIDFGIFGYSLTKDEYYESFIRWEKKYHNWEVKKDWIRFTPGVVTGIFWCVNMLTQKDDAIIINMPVYYPFHHAIEDVGRKLVYSELINTNGVYTVDFDDFERKVVENNVKLYILCSPHNPVGRVWKEEELDKLFAICKKHNVKVISDEIHHDLIIGDHPHIPSAIVSKGKYADIMIVLTAASKTFNLAGMKNSFVIIPGEELRKKFDDLIVTLHEDTGNMLGYYAVEAAYTHGREWLDTVIEIIRDNYNYIKVRLAKELPEAKLSPLEGTYLAWLDLSAYTGKAGEDGMKDFVQNKARLAVDYGDWFGIGGKGFIRLNLATTPEWVEKAVDGLVSAIAK from the coding sequence ATGAACAAAGAAAAATTTTTAAAGGAGAATTGCCCAGATCGTCATAATACCAACTGTTCAAAATGGGATATTTTAGAGAAGAAATATGGAGATTCAGAACTAATATCAATGTGGGTTGCAGATATGGATTTCAAAGCTCCAAAAGAAGTAATAGAAACACTTCGTAAAAAAATTGATTTTGGAATATTTGGATATTCACTTACAAAAGATGAATATTATGAATCTTTTATTCGATGGGAAAAGAAATATCATAACTGGGAAGTTAAAAAAGATTGGATTCGTTTTACTCCTGGAGTTGTAACTGGTATTTTCTGGTGTGTTAATATGCTTACACAAAAAGATGATGCTATTATTATAAATATGCCAGTGTATTATCCGTTCCATCATGCAATAGAAGATGTTGGAAGAAAACTGGTATACAGTGAATTGATAAATACAAATGGAGTTTATACAGTAGATTTTGATGATTTTGAAAGAAAAGTAGTTGAGAATAATGTTAAATTATATATTTTATGCAGTCCTCATAATCCAGTTGGACGTGTTTGGAAGGAAGAAGAATTAGATAAACTTTTTGCTATTTGTAAAAAACATAATGTTAAAGTTATAAGTGATGAAATACATCATGATCTAATTATAGGTGACCATCCTCATATACCTTCTGCAATAGTATCAAAAGGAAAATATGCTGATATTATGATTGTTTTAACAGCCGCTTCAAAAACATTTAATTTAGCTGGAATGAAAAATTCTTTTGTTATTATTCCAGGAGAGGAACTTCGTAAAAAATTTGATGATTTGATAGTTACTCTTCATGAAGATACAGGAAATATGCTGGGATATTATGCTGTAGAAGCTGCATATACACATGGAAGAGAATGGCTTGATACAGTTATAGAGATTATTAGAGATAATTATAATTATATAAAGGTTCGTTTAGCAAAAGAATTACCAGAAGCTAAATTGAGTCCATTAGAAGGTACTTATCTTGCATGGCTGGATTTAAGTGCTTATACAGGAAAAGCTGGTGAAGATGGAATGAAAGATTTTGTTCAAAATAAAGCTCGTTTAGCTGTCGATTATGGTGATTGGTTTGGAATAGGGGGAAAAGGATTTATCAGATTAAATTTGGCAACAACTCCAGAATGGGTAGAAAAAGCAGTTGATGGGTTAGTTTCTGCTATAGCTAAATAA
- a CDS encoding GNAT family N-acetyltransferase produces MKKKIIETDRLFFSTWEENDLKYAYELWGDSEVTKLITASGKMNEEEIKNRLKKEIENYEKYGIQYFPLYLKENEVFVGCCGLRPYNIEKNILEMGIHIKKEYWGKGIALEACEKIIKYAFETFKVSSLFAGHNPKNFGSAHLIKKLGFIYLRDEYYLPTGLYHPSYIYEKKM; encoded by the coding sequence ATGAAAAAGAAAATTATTGAAACTGACAGATTATTTTTTAGTACATGGGAAGAAAATGATTTGAAATATGCATATGAACTTTGGGGAGATTCAGAAGTAACTAAATTAATAACTGCTTCTGGAAAAATGAATGAAGAAGAGATAAAAAATAGGCTGAAAAAAGAAATAGAAAATTATGAAAAATATGGAATACAATATTTTCCGTTATATTTAAAAGAAAATGAAGTATTTGTAGGATGTTGTGGATTAAGACCATATAATATTGAAAAAAATATACTGGAAATGGGAATACATATAAAAAAAGAATATTGGGGAAAAGGAATAGCTTTAGAGGCATGTGAAAAAATAATAAAATATGCCTTTGAAACTTTCAAGGTTTCATCTCTTTTTGCAGGGCATAACCCTAAAAACTTTGGGTCAGCCCATTTGATAAAGAAGCTGGGGTTCATTTACTTGAGAGATGAATACTATCTACCAACAGGTTTGTATCATCCATCATATATTTATGAGAAAAAAATGTAA
- a CDS encoding APC family permease, translating into MSNSNTISSTKDLDRVLGKKDFFAIAVGQIIGAGIFSLLPQAIGLTGRSASFAFAIAAVLTLLKLAPRLFVLGSVRMRGGSYTYIALLSTNVLAGAYLIIHVLSNISLSMYALSIGQYFGQAVHGINVQIVAIVVLTIVTLVNLVGVKNAARVQQLLVVCLMAALAIFTAFGIFKVDYVEYMKPEGMFTDGPLGFCSAAAILTFACGGAQNIINFSAEAKDPTKDMPFVIIVSTAVVAIFYAFMAIVATGILPIGDVMGQPLSLVASKILPGPLYVFFLIGGAMFALLTTLNAQMGWCTKPLLQGCIDGWLPKKLGAINSKYKTPHNLILFFYLVGLLPLIFNFNMNTISGTAVFASNVMDVLLAVFVFRLPQVIPNEWNKSRWHTTTGVLWFWTILGTLASIFGAYMSLRTMTWSKMGVNLLVCIIALLFGYFREKSGKVEMEISYEEQ; encoded by the coding sequence ATGAGTAATTCAAATACTATTAGCAGCACAAAAGATTTAGATAGAGTTTTGGGGAAAAAAGATTTCTTTGCTATTGCTGTGGGGCAGATTATAGGGGCTGGAATTTTTTCACTTTTACCACAAGCTATAGGATTGACTGGTCGTTCTGCAAGTTTTGCATTTGCTATAGCAGCTGTTCTTACATTACTGAAATTAGCTCCAAGACTTTTTGTATTAGGTTCTGTACGTATGCGTGGAGGTAGTTATACATATATCGCTTTGCTATCTACTAATGTATTGGCTGGGGCTTATTTAATTATTCATGTATTAAGCAATATTTCACTATCCATGTATGCCTTGTCAATTGGGCAGTATTTCGGACAAGCAGTCCATGGAATAAATGTTCAAATTGTAGCAATAGTAGTTTTGACAATAGTAACATTGGTTAATCTTGTTGGAGTTAAAAATGCAGCAAGAGTACAGCAGCTGTTGGTTGTATGTTTAATGGCAGCATTAGCTATTTTTACTGCATTTGGAATATTTAAAGTTGATTATGTAGAATATATGAAACCAGAAGGAATGTTTACAGATGGACCATTGGGATTTTGCAGTGCAGCAGCTATACTGACATTTGCTTGTGGAGGAGCTCAAAATATTATTAATTTCTCTGCTGAAGCAAAAGATCCAACTAAAGATATGCCATTTGTTATAATTGTTTCTACAGCAGTTGTAGCTATATTCTATGCATTTATGGCAATAGTTGCAACTGGAATACTTCCTATAGGAGATGTTATGGGGCAGCCATTATCTCTGGTGGCTTCTAAAATTTTACCAGGACCACTATATGTATTTTTCTTAATTGGAGGAGCAATGTTTGCACTTTTAACTACTTTGAATGCTCAAATGGGTTGGTGTACAAAACCATTGCTTCAAGGTTGTATAGATGGATGGCTTCCTAAAAAATTAGGAGCTATAAACTCTAAATATAAAACTCCTCATAATTTAATACTATTCTTTTATTTAGTTGGATTACTCCCATTAATATTTAATTTTAATATGAACACTATTTCAGGAACAGCGGTGTTTGCATCTAATGTAATGGATGTACTCCTTGCAGTATTTGTATTTCGTCTGCCACAAGTTATTCCCAATGAATGGAATAAATCACGTTGGCATACAACTACAGGGGTATTATGGTTCTGGACAATACTTGGAACTTTGGCAAGTATATTTGGAGCATATATGAGTCTTCGTACTATGACATGGTCAAAAATGGGAGTTAATTTATTAGTGTGCATAATTGCTCTGTTGTTTGGATACTTCCGTGAAAAAAGTGGAAAAGTAGAAATGGAAATCAGTTATGAAGAACAATAA
- a CDS encoding DMT family transporter has protein sequence MIEKENFYLLAATFFWALGLIVGKFCSAEMPPMTLTLIRYLLAGIGMGIIHYIKEKEFHIASEDILYILMLSFVGIVLNGVLFFKGIGMTSSVNTAIISSTTPVIVYIISILFFKEKINIKNILSMILSISGILLLLTNGKISLLLSIKLNLGDLIILGAVVSNSIYIIGSKKVLKKYSPSKILTFLFIFTALILSPALYMERNMYKINEVSLKAIISLLYMGVFSSLLAFILQQKGIKKIGAVKAAMYTNLIPIYSIGLAFLILGEKVTMIQISAMFLVVFSLVINYKKDKN, from the coding sequence ATGATAGAGAAAGAAAATTTTTATCTGCTTGCAGCAACATTTTTCTGGGCTTTGGGATTGATAGTAGGTAAATTTTGTTCAGCAGAAATGCCTCCAATGACATTGACTTTAATTAGATATTTGTTGGCAGGTATTGGAATGGGAATAATACATTATATTAAAGAGAAAGAATTTCATATTGCCAGTGAGGATATATTATATATCCTGATGCTGTCATTTGTAGGAATAGTTTTGAATGGTGTATTATTTTTCAAAGGAATAGGAATGACATCTTCTGTCAATACTGCAATAATATCCAGTACAACTCCTGTAATAGTATATATAATAAGCATACTGTTTTTTAAAGAGAAAATAAATATAAAAAATATTTTATCGATGATACTTTCTATAAGCGGAATATTACTTTTACTAACTAATGGAAAAATTTCTTTATTATTATCAATTAAATTAAATCTGGGAGACTTAATAATATTAGGTGCAGTAGTATCAAATAGTATATATATAATAGGTTCAAAAAAAGTTTTGAAGAAATATTCTCCCAGCAAAATATTAACTTTTTTATTTATTTTTACAGCTTTGATTTTGTCCCCAGCACTATATATGGAAAGAAATATGTACAAAATAAATGAGGTGTCTTTGAAAGCGATAATCTCATTATTATATATGGGAGTATTTTCATCATTGCTGGCTTTTATACTACAACAGAAAGGGATAAAAAAGATAGGAGCAGTAAAAGCAGCTATGTATACTAACTTAATTCCAATATATTCCATAGGATTAGCGTTTTTAATATTGGGAGAAAAGGTTACAATGATTCAAATATCTGCAATGTTTCTTGTAGTATTTTCTCTTGTGATTAATTATAAAAAAGATAAAAATTAA
- a CDS encoding M20/M25/M40 family metallo-hydrolase, translating into MENKLKNAFEFIEKEEKVMKKLWFDLCRIESQSSDREGINEAVEFLEKNLKDFGMKTQVFDYGSGGNSITAYFDNGSKELETIIIGHLDTVHKKGSFGEEVIKVDEENDMVYGPGVLDCKGGVVIGAFVARVLNHIGHDKLIKLAYSGDEEVGHQPTNGKGKEFFLEEAKGFKTAIDCETGFTDGRIVVGRKGAARFQIIIQGKGAHAGNEPENGISAIKEAAYKILRIEEENDYNNTHYNVGIINGGTNVGSIPENCTLTIDVRYRKAADIKEIREFLNRITEKSYVKGTKSELKEILIFDSMDETEENKRLFEIVKDTSEKLDLGIPYPCFLGGGSDAAYTVALGIPTICAMGVQGYENHTIRERAVISSFVERTKLIVASILSLPETI; encoded by the coding sequence ATGGAAAATAAATTAAAAAATGCTTTTGAATTTATTGAAAAAGAAGAAAAAGTAATGAAAAAATTATGGTTTGATTTATGTAGAATAGAAAGTCAATCTTCTGATAGAGAAGGAATAAATGAAGCTGTCGAATTTTTAGAAAAAAATCTTAAAGATTTTGGAATGAAAACGCAGGTATTTGATTATGGCAGTGGAGGAAATAGTATAACTGCATACTTTGATAATGGAAGTAAAGAACTTGAAACAATTATAATAGGACATTTAGATACTGTTCACAAAAAAGGAAGCTTTGGAGAAGAAGTAATAAAAGTAGATGAGGAGAATGATATGGTTTATGGACCTGGAGTTCTTGATTGTAAAGGTGGAGTTGTAATAGGTGCTTTTGTTGCAAGAGTTTTAAATCATATTGGACATGATAAATTGATAAAACTTGCGTATTCAGGAGATGAGGAAGTAGGACATCAACCTACTAATGGAAAAGGAAAAGAATTCTTCTTGGAAGAAGCAAAAGGATTCAAAACAGCTATAGATTGTGAAACAGGTTTTACAGATGGAAGAATAGTAGTAGGGAGAAAAGGAGCAGCAAGATTTCAAATTATAATTCAAGGAAAGGGAGCTCATGCAGGAAATGAACCTGAAAATGGTATAAGTGCAATCAAAGAAGCTGCCTATAAAATCCTTAGAATAGAAGAAGAAAATGACTATAATAATACTCATTATAATGTAGGAATAATCAATGGAGGAACTAATGTAGGAAGTATTCCTGAAAATTGCACATTAACTATTGATGTAAGATATAGAAAAGCTGCTGATATAAAGGAAATAAGAGAATTTTTAAATAGAATAACAGAAAAATCATATGTAAAGGGAACAAAGTCAGAATTAAAAGAGATACTTATTTTCGATTCTATGGATGAAACAGAAGAAAATAAAAGATTATTTGAAATAGTAAAAGATACCTCTGAAAAATTAGATTTAGGAATACCTTATCCTTGCTTTCTTGGTGGAGGATCAGATGCAGCATATACAGTAGCTTTAGGAATTCCTACTATTTGTGCAATGGGAGTACAAGGATATGAAAATCATACAATAAGAGAAAGAGCTGTGATAAGTTCTTTTGTTGAAAGAACAAAACTTATTGTAGCTTCTATATTGTCACTACCAGAAACAATTTAA
- the hdcA gene encoding histidine decarboxylase, pyruvoyl type, with amino-acid sequence MEKETKVRAPRIDKTAISPYENYCDGYGAPGAQGNGYISVLKVSVGTVEKTDDFLLDGIVSYDRAEINDAYVGQINMLTASSFCGIAGQVWGHDLAAHDDVAAKKIQPVLEAIQFDGSKLPVYDAKPLLEAGMELFGVEKERRFTLVPGAHTICANKGVTAYRPKEDRPLKEGEAYGVWCFIALSLSADRDNCADLFIEDAGLWTKNDNAEELKEFLEEHRKSVAWSVVSCGQDSDVLFERTYVGFAYTIMKPGEIGTSLTCAPYVSLARNAVPTNGFNSLNEMTLTEWLKDMKFDSLAEKRKNSCCSK; translated from the coding sequence ATGGAAAAAGAAACTAAAGTACGTGCACCAAGAATTGATAAGACTGCAATAAGTCCTTATGAAAATTATTGTGATGGATATGGAGCTCCAGGAGCTCAAGGAAATGGATATATTTCTGTATTAAAAGTATCTGTAGGAACTGTAGAAAAGACTGATGACTTTTTATTAGATGGTATAGTATCTTATGACAGAGCTGAAATAAATGATGCCTATGTAGGACAAATAAATATGCTTACTGCCTCATCTTTCTGTGGAATAGCAGGACAAGTATGGGGGCATGATTTAGCAGCTCATGATGATGTTGCAGCTAAAAAAATTCAACCAGTTTTAGAAGCTATACAATTTGATGGCTCTAAATTGCCTGTATATGATGCAAAACCATTATTAGAAGCAGGAATGGAACTTTTTGGTGTTGAAAAAGAAAGAAGATTTACACTTGTTCCAGGGGCACATACTATTTGTGCAAATAAAGGAGTTACTGCATACAGACCTAAAGAAGACAGACCATTAAAAGAAGGAGAAGCTTATGGAGTATGGTGTTTCATAGCTTTATCACTTTCTGCAGACAGAGATAACTGTGCAGATTTATTTATAGAAGATGCTGGATTATGGACTAAAAATGATAATGCAGAAGAATTAAAAGAATTTTTGGAAGAACACAGAAAATCAGTTGCCTGGTCAGTAGTAAGCTGTGGACAAGATTCAGATGTATTATTTGAAAGAACTTATGTAGGATTTGCTTATACTATAATGAAACCAGGAGAAATTGGAACATCTTTAACATGTGCTCCATATGTAAGCCTTGCAAGAAATGCTGTACCAACAAATGGATTTAATTCTTTGAATGAAATGACATTGACAGAATGGCTAAAAGATATGAAATTTGATTCACTTGCAGAAAAAAGAAAAAACTCTTGCTGCAGCAAATAA
- a CDS encoding response regulator transcription factor: MKKILIVEDEMEIRNILKLYLLKEGYDVTEAEDGEVAIKLFYEKPFDLVILDIMLPKKDGWSVLREIKKYSSVPVMILSARDDDEDELFGFEIGTDEYITKPFNNKILLARIKALIKNTSNNTDHIIELGKIIINDTSHTVTVDGEEVILAPKEYELLIYLIKNHKIALSRDKMLTEVWGYDFPGSDRTIDTHIKNLRKKLGEECIKTVRGIGYKFEIKN, encoded by the coding sequence ATGAAAAAAATTTTAATAGTAGAAGATGAAATGGAGATAAGAAATATTCTGAAGTTGTATCTTCTAAAGGAAGGTTATGATGTGACGGAAGCAGAAGATGGAGAGGTGGCAATAAAACTTTTTTATGAAAAACCTTTTGATTTGGTGATACTTGATATAATGCTTCCTAAAAAAGATGGATGGAGTGTTTTAAGAGAAATAAAAAAATATAGCTCAGTTCCTGTTATGATATTATCTGCAAGAGATGATGATGAAGATGAATTGTTTGGTTTTGAAATAGGAACAGATGAATATATCACTAAACCTTTTAATAATAAAATACTTTTAGCAAGAATAAAAGCTCTTATAAAAAATACAAGTAATAATACAGATCACATTATCGAGTTAGGAAAAATAATTATTAATGATACATCTCATACAGTGACAGTAGATGGAGAAGAAGTTATTTTAGCACCTAAAGAATATGAGCTTCTAATATACCTTATAAAGAATCATAAAATTGCTTTGAGCAGAGATAAAATGCTCACTGAGGTATGGGGATATGATTTTCCTGGAAGTGATAGAACAATAGATACGCACATAAAAAACTTAAGAAAAAAACTGGGAGAAGAATGTATAAAAACTGTTAGAGGAATAGGTTATAAATTTGAAATAAAGAATTAG